The following are encoded in a window of Rhizobium sp. 11515TR genomic DNA:
- a CDS encoding lytic murein transglycosylase, which translates to MTVNRKHSLRGLALALALGALAGFLPVNANADPGFQKWIAGFYATAAKSGITQSTYRNAFAGVTDPDPTVLEKAQYQPEFKSQIWDYLDSRVNPYTVDIGRKMAVKYGSTLRTLEQHFGVDRNIMLAIWSMESNYGEVLAKNDRLHYVPRALATLAYADPKRANYAKKQLIAALKILQKGDISRKDLNGSWAGAMGHTQFIPTSYLLYAVDADGSGHADIWNSVPDALATTANLLAKNGWDAGRTWGYEVVVPPGGSAQAGKTHTIAQWAALGFVRPNGKGFRTTSDRAQLKMPGGPNGPGFLMTGNFFTIKRYNASDSYALAVGLLADQIAGYGGMQQSWPRPSGALDVKQKFELQTRLKELGYYDGVVDGNFGSGSKAAISAVQQRMGMDADGEPSMNLLKALRK; encoded by the coding sequence TTAACGCCAATGCTGACCCTGGGTTCCAAAAATGGATCGCGGGCTTCTACGCTACCGCCGCAAAGAGCGGCATTACGCAATCGACCTATCGCAATGCATTTGCCGGCGTGACGGACCCAGACCCCACGGTCCTCGAAAAGGCGCAATACCAACCGGAATTCAAGTCCCAGATCTGGGATTACCTCGACTCCCGTGTCAATCCCTATACGGTCGATATTGGCCGCAAGATGGCGGTTAAGTACGGATCCACACTGCGCACGCTCGAACAGCACTTCGGCGTCGATCGCAATATCATGCTGGCCATCTGGTCGATGGAGTCGAATTACGGCGAGGTTCTCGCCAAGAACGATCGGCTGCATTATGTGCCCCGCGCGCTGGCGACCCTTGCCTATGCCGATCCGAAGCGGGCGAATTATGCCAAGAAGCAGCTCATCGCCGCCCTGAAGATCCTGCAGAAGGGCGACATCTCACGCAAGGATCTGAACGGCTCCTGGGCCGGCGCCATGGGCCATACGCAGTTCATTCCGACGAGCTATCTGCTCTATGCAGTCGATGCGGACGGCAGCGGCCATGCCGATATCTGGAATTCCGTTCCGGACGCCCTGGCGACGACGGCCAATCTCCTCGCCAAGAACGGTTGGGATGCCGGCCGGACCTGGGGTTATGAAGTCGTCGTGCCGCCTGGCGGCAGCGCCCAGGCGGGCAAGACGCATACGATTGCGCAATGGGCGGCTCTCGGCTTCGTGCGTCCCAACGGCAAGGGTTTCCGCACGACCTCCGATCGCGCGCAGCTGAAGATGCCTGGCGGACCGAACGGTCCCGGTTTCCTGATGACCGGGAACTTCTTCACCATCAAGCGCTATAACGCCTCCGACAGCTATGCACTGGCTGTCGGCCTGCTCGCGGACCAGATCGCCGGCTATGGCGGCATGCAGCAGTCCTGGCCCCGCCCGAGCGGCGCGCTCGACGTCAAGCAGAAATTCGAGCTGCAGACGCGTCTGAAGGAGCTCGGCTATTATGACGGCGTGGTCGACGGCAACTTTGGCTCAGGCTCGAAGGCCGCGATATCAGCCGTTCAGCAGCGCATGGGCATGGATGCGGACGGCGAGCCGTCAATGAACCTGCTGAAAGCATTGCGCAAGTAG
- a CDS encoding SGNH/GDSL hydrolase family protein has product MKHPARRATKATLRIVLTAFLTVVIALGCLPNMAQAQERPRRNLLDMLFGTREPDYPDQPVEQPPPRRKVQPKKRPTPPPRQPVAQPETPPPAEKLSDAKAILVVGDFLASGLATGLEDAFSTSPGVVIQSRGNVASGLVRQDYYNWSQQLPGMIDQLKPAMVVVMIGANDRQQMIGDGLNEKYGTDPWFLAYEERVQQFAKLVTSRHIPLLWVGLPSFGSDQLTASAVKLNQIYQSQTTSVGGEFIDIWDGFTDQNGEFIVTGSDINGQQVRLRTADGVNLTAAGKRKVAFYLEKSARRILGDQASPDITRLDTGNSLPAQQANLPGAEPEKITRTQPMSLSDPDLDGGSQLLGSSPAPAATTSSPRDLLVEKGLMDPAPVGRVDDYRLPGSVAR; this is encoded by the coding sequence ATGAAACACCCTGCCCGCCGCGCGACCAAGGCAACTCTAAGGATTGTTCTGACGGCATTTCTTACCGTCGTCATCGCGCTTGGCTGCCTGCCGAATATGGCGCAAGCGCAAGAGCGGCCACGGCGAAATCTGCTCGACATGCTGTTTGGCACCCGCGAGCCCGATTACCCGGACCAACCGGTCGAGCAGCCGCCGCCACGGCGCAAGGTGCAGCCGAAAAAGCGTCCGACCCCGCCGCCGCGCCAGCCGGTCGCGCAGCCGGAAACGCCGCCGCCCGCGGAAAAGCTTTCTGACGCCAAGGCCATCCTCGTCGTCGGCGATTTTCTGGCGAGCGGCCTGGCAACCGGGCTGGAAGATGCCTTCTCCACCTCCCCCGGCGTCGTCATCCAGTCCCGCGGCAACGTTGCCTCCGGTCTCGTGCGGCAGGATTATTATAATTGGTCGCAGCAATTGCCCGGGATGATCGACCAGCTGAAACCGGCCATGGTCGTCGTCATGATCGGCGCCAACGACCGTCAGCAGATGATCGGTGACGGGCTGAACGAGAAATACGGCACCGATCCATGGTTCCTCGCCTATGAAGAGCGCGTGCAGCAATTCGCCAAGCTGGTAACGAGCCGCCATATTCCACTGCTCTGGGTCGGGCTGCCCTCCTTCGGCTCGGATCAGCTGACCGCCAGCGCCGTCAAGCTCAATCAGATCTACCAGAGCCAGACCACCAGCGTCGGTGGCGAGTTCATCGACATCTGGGACGGATTTACCGATCAGAACGGTGAGTTCATCGTCACCGGTTCCGATATCAACGGCCAGCAGGTTCGACTGAGAACGGCCGACGGCGTCAATCTGACGGCAGCCGGTAAGCGCAAGGTCGCCTTCTATCTGGAGAAGTCTGCCCGCCGCATCCTGGGCGATCAGGCAAGCCCCGATATCACGCGCCTAGACACGGGCAATTCGCTGCCGGCGCAACAGGCCAATCTTCCTGGCGCGGAGCCAGAAAAGATCACTCGCACCCAGCCGATGAGCCTCTCCGATCCCGATCTCGACGGCGGCTCGCAGCTTCTCGGCAGCAGCCCTGCACCTGCCGCAACGACTTCATCGCCACGCGATCTTCTGGTGGAAAAAGGCCTGATGGACCCGGCGCCAGTTGGGCGCGTAGACGACTACCGATTGCCGGGATCAGTCGCACGGTAG
- a CDS encoding aminoacyl--tRNA ligase-related protein, whose protein sequence is MLNIYNVNSLVHWEERDIKLRDDFVRFFSDEVANFLRSANAAWDMRRVEAPTLMPRSLVSDAYSNSDIWVQERMSNTETELVLRPETTPSTYAYMQHLLGNHSRTRLPLCVWQAGRSFRREQDQPSKHVRLKEFWQLEFQCAFTADSGNDYHAAALEPVRRMIASVIHLPARTVPSDRLPAYSEVTMDIEVDNGDKWMEVCSISKRTDFPQRYRSQPKKGPAIDHDVTVLEIAIGLDRCVYNWNIAASR, encoded by the coding sequence GTGCTCAATATCTATAACGTCAATTCGCTCGTTCACTGGGAAGAGCGGGACATTAAACTGCGCGACGATTTCGTCCGCTTCTTTTCCGATGAAGTCGCGAATTTCCTGCGATCCGCAAACGCCGCCTGGGATATGCGACGGGTCGAAGCACCGACTCTGATGCCTCGAAGCCTTGTCTCAGATGCCTATTCCAATTCGGACATATGGGTGCAGGAGCGAATGTCGAACACCGAGACTGAACTTGTGCTGCGGCCGGAAACGACACCTTCAACCTATGCCTACATGCAGCATCTTCTCGGAAACCATTCCAGAACAAGGTTGCCGCTATGCGTCTGGCAGGCGGGGAGATCTTTCCGCCGGGAACAGGACCAGCCGAGCAAGCATGTGCGGCTCAAGGAATTCTGGCAGCTCGAATTCCAATGCGCCTTTACGGCAGATAGCGGCAATGATTATCACGCCGCCGCATTGGAACCCGTCCGCAGGATGATCGCCTCGGTCATCCATCTGCCGGCGCGGACCGTGCCTTCCGATCGGCTCCCGGCCTATTCCGAGGTGACGATGGATATCGAGGTCGACAATGGCGACAAATGGATGGAGGTCTGCTCGATCTCGAAACGCACGGATTTCCCGCAGCGCTATCGCAGCCAGCCGAAGAAAGGGCCTGCGATAGACCATGACGTCACGGTGCTCGAAATCGCCATCGGCCTCGATCGCTGTGTCTACAACTGGAATATCGCCGCAAGCCGGTAA
- a CDS encoding glutamate synthase subunit beta, translating to MGKVTGFLEIDRQVAKYQPASDRIRHFREFTIPMSDQEVQKQAARCMDCGIPYCHGPTGCPVHNQIPDWNDLVYNNNWEQAIHNLHSTNNFPEFTGRVCPAPCEEACTLNLEDAPVAIKTVEQAIADKAYELGFIRPQPATVHTGKKVAIIGSGPAGMAAAQQLGRAGHDVHVYERESKPGGLLRYGIPDFKMEKNFIDRRVEQMKGEGVTFHCGVNVGVDVKMEQLLADHDAVLYCGGSETPREAGIPGTTLAGVHDAMPYLVQQNRRVGRENIDSVGWPADPILAGGKHIVVVGGGDTASDCVGTAFRQGAVKVTQLDIRPQPPEKEDKLAVWPFWATKMRTSSSQAEGAVREFQVATLEFIGEDGVLTGVKCCEVDDRRKPIAGTEFVIRADLAFIAIGFRGPFTDSVLKELDGKLTLNTDRRGSTNVVANDKDYKTSVDKLWTAGDVRRGQSLVVWAIREGRQAARAIDEALMGSTVLPN from the coding sequence ATGGGCAAGGTAACAGGCTTCTTGGAAATCGACCGGCAGGTGGCGAAGTATCAGCCGGCGTCGGATCGCATCCGGCATTTCCGTGAATTCACGATCCCCATGTCGGACCAGGAAGTGCAGAAACAGGCAGCCCGCTGCATGGACTGTGGCATTCCCTATTGCCACGGCCCGACCGGCTGCCCGGTGCACAACCAGATCCCCGATTGGAACGACCTCGTCTACAACAACAATTGGGAACAGGCGATCCATAACCTGCATTCGACCAACAACTTCCCGGAATTCACCGGCCGCGTCTGCCCCGCGCCTTGCGAGGAAGCCTGCACGCTGAACCTGGAAGATGCGCCGGTCGCGATCAAGACCGTCGAGCAGGCGATTGCCGACAAGGCCTATGAGCTTGGCTTCATCCGGCCGCAGCCGGCAACCGTGCATACGGGCAAGAAGGTCGCGATCATCGGCTCCGGTCCCGCCGGCATGGCTGCCGCCCAGCAGCTCGGCCGTGCCGGTCACGACGTTCACGTCTACGAGCGCGAAAGCAAGCCCGGCGGCCTGCTGCGTTACGGTATCCCGGACTTCAAGATGGAGAAGAACTTCATCGATCGCCGCGTCGAGCAGATGAAGGGCGAGGGCGTCACCTTCCATTGCGGCGTCAATGTCGGCGTCGACGTCAAGATGGAGCAGCTCCTGGCCGACCATGATGCCGTGCTCTATTGCGGCGGCTCGGAAACCCCGCGCGAAGCGGGCATTCCTGGCACGACGCTCGCAGGCGTCCATGACGCCATGCCCTATCTCGTACAGCAGAACCGCCGCGTTGGCCGCGAAAATATCGACAGCGTCGGCTGGCCCGCCGATCCGATCCTGGCCGGCGGCAAGCACATCGTCGTCGTCGGCGGCGGCGATACGGCATCCGACTGCGTCGGCACGGCATTCCGCCAGGGTGCCGTGAAGGTGACCCAGCTCGATATTCGCCCGCAGCCGCCGGAGAAAGAAGACAAGCTCGCCGTTTGGCCGTTCTGGGCAACAAAGATGCGCACCTCGTCCTCACAGGCCGAAGGCGCAGTTCGCGAATTCCAGGTCGCGACGCTCGAATTCATCGGCGAAGACGGCGTTCTGACGGGCGTGAAGTGCTGCGAAGTGGACGATCGCCGCAAGCCGATCGCCGGCACGGAGTTCGTCATCCGTGCCGACCTCGCCTTCATCGCCATCGGCTTCCGCGGCCCATTCACCGACAGCGTGCTCAAGGAACTCGACGGCAAGCTGACGCTGAATACTGACCGCCGCGGCTCGACCAATGTCGTTGCCAACGACAAGGACTATAAGACCTCGGTCGATAAGCTCTGGACAGCCGGCGACGTTCGTCGCGGCCAGTCGCTGGTGGTCTGGGCGATCCGCGAGGGCCGTCAGGCAGCGCGCGCAATCGATGAGGCTCTGATGGGTTCGACGGTTCTGCCGAACTAA
- the gltB gene encoding glutamate synthase large subunit: MTNRTTLTSFDQTAAVNAAATAKTSKRAVGIPPKQGLYDPRNEHDACGVGFVAHMKGQKSHQIVRDGLFILENLTHRGAVGADPLMGDGAGILVQIPDRFFREEMAKQGVILPKAGEYGVGHFFLPRDEALIEHFKTAITQVVAEEGQVLLGFRDVPVDNSSLSKAPDIAATEPHHVQVFIGAGRDAGTNEEFERRLFTLRKVISNRIYAEYEGEESSFYPVSLSSSTIVYKGMFLAYQVGAYYKDLSDPRFETAVALVHQRFSTNTFPSWKLAHPYRMVAHNGEINTLRGNVNWMAARQASVSSPLFGDDISKLWPISYEGQSDTACFDNALEFLVRGGYSLAHAMMMLIPEAWAGNQLMAPERKAFYEYHAALMEPWDGPAAVAFTDGKQIGATLDRNGLRPARYLVTSDDRIIMASEAGVLPVEEEKIIQKWRLQPGKMLLIDMEKGRIISDDEVKSELAGKHPYRSWLNRTQLILEDLKPVEPRALRRDVSLLDRQQAFGYTAEDTKLLMSPMATTGQEAVGSMGTDTPISAMSDKPKLLYTYFKQNFAQVTNPPIDPIREELVMSLVSFIGPRPNLLDHTGMANAKRLEVRQPILTNGDLEKIRSIGHTEDRFDTKTLDFTYDVERGAEGMPEMLDRLCERAEAAVRGGYNIIVLSDRQIGPDRIAIPALLATAAVHHHLIRKGLRTSVGIVVETGEPREVHHFCLLAGYGAEAINPYLAFDTLLDMHQRGEFPKEVDATEVVYRYIKAVGKGILKVMSKMGISTYQSYCGAQIFDAVGLQQELVDKYFFGTATMIEGIGLETIAEETVSRHKAAFGRDPLLASTLDIGGEYAYRMRGESHAWTPDAVAALQHAVRGNAEDRYREFSEMVNESALRMNTIRGLFKIKGAEALGRKPISIDEVEPAADIVKRFSTGAMSFGSISREAHTTLAIAMNRIGGKSNTGEGGEESDRYMPLFDGSPNPERSAIKQIASGRFGVTTEYLVNADVLQIKVAQGAKPGEGGQLPGHKVDATVAKTRHSTPGVGLISPPPHHDIYSIEDLAQLIYDLKNVNPTSDVSVKLVSEVGVGTVAAGVAKARADHITVSGYDGGTGASPLTSLKHAGSPWEIGLAETQQTLVLNGLRSRIALQVDGGLKTGRDVIIGALLGADEFGFATAPLIAAGCIMMRKCHLNTCPVGVATQDPVLRKRFKGAPEHVINYFFFVAEEVREILASLGVAKLDDIIGASELLEKDEMLAHWKAKGLDFSRIFHKVDAPKEETYWTTVQKHPIDDILDRKLIEKAEPALASKTPVAFEVDIKNVDRSAGAMLSGAVAKRYGHRGLKDDTINVTLRGTAGQSFGAFLARGVTFNLVGDGNDYVGKGLSGGRIIIRPPENSKIIAENSIIVGNTVLYGATEGECYFRGVAGERFAVRNSGAIAVVEGVGDHGCEYMTGGVVVVLGETGRNFAAGMSGGVAYVLDEKGDFARRCNMAMVELEPVPEEDELLEKLHHHGGDIMHKGRVDVSDDMTRHDEERLFQLISNHVHYTGSTRAKEILDHWADYRPKFRKVMPVEYRRALEEMERSRMSVAAE, encoded by the coding sequence ATGACGAACAGGACGACGTTGACGAGTTTTGACCAGACCGCTGCAGTGAATGCTGCCGCGACGGCCAAGACGTCGAAACGCGCTGTTGGCATCCCGCCGAAACAGGGCCTTTACGATCCGCGCAACGAGCATGATGCCTGCGGCGTCGGCTTCGTCGCGCATATGAAGGGCCAGAAGTCGCACCAGATCGTGCGCGACGGCCTGTTCATTCTTGAAAACCTGACGCATCGCGGTGCCGTCGGCGCAGATCCGCTGATGGGCGATGGTGCCGGCATCCTCGTGCAGATTCCCGACCGCTTCTTCCGCGAGGAGATGGCGAAGCAGGGTGTCATCCTGCCGAAGGCGGGCGAATACGGCGTCGGCCATTTCTTCCTGCCGCGCGACGAGGCGCTGATCGAGCATTTCAAGACCGCGATCACGCAGGTCGTGGCCGAAGAAGGCCAGGTTCTGCTCGGCTTCCGCGACGTGCCTGTCGACAACTCTTCGCTGTCGAAGGCGCCTGATATTGCCGCCACCGAGCCGCACCATGTGCAGGTCTTCATTGGCGCCGGCCGCGATGCCGGCACGAACGAGGAGTTCGAGCGCCGCCTCTTCACCCTGCGCAAGGTGATCTCCAACCGCATCTATGCGGAATATGAGGGCGAGGAGAGCAGCTTCTACCCCGTGTCGCTGTCGAGCTCGACCATCGTCTACAAGGGCATGTTCCTCGCCTATCAGGTAGGCGCCTATTATAAGGACCTCTCCGATCCGCGTTTCGAGACGGCGGTTGCCCTCGTGCACCAGCGTTTCTCGACGAACACCTTCCCGTCGTGGAAGCTTGCACATCCATATCGCATGGTCGCGCATAACGGCGAAATCAACACGCTGCGCGGCAACGTCAACTGGATGGCCGCCCGTCAGGCATCCGTATCCTCGCCACTGTTCGGCGACGACATCTCCAAGCTTTGGCCGATCTCTTATGAAGGTCAGTCGGACACGGCCTGCTTCGACAACGCGCTCGAATTCCTCGTGCGCGGTGGATACTCCCTGGCGCATGCTATGATGATGCTCATCCCCGAGGCATGGGCCGGCAACCAGCTGATGGCGCCGGAACGCAAGGCATTCTACGAGTATCATGCCGCCCTCATGGAGCCATGGGATGGCCCTGCCGCCGTTGCCTTTACCGATGGCAAGCAGATCGGTGCGACGCTCGACCGTAACGGCCTGCGTCCGGCTCGCTATCTCGTCACCAGCGACGACCGCATCATCATGGCGTCCGAAGCCGGCGTTCTGCCTGTCGAGGAAGAGAAGATCATCCAGAAGTGGCGGCTGCAGCCGGGCAAGATGCTGCTGATCGACATGGAAAAGGGCCGTATCATCTCCGACGACGAGGTGAAGTCGGAACTTGCCGGCAAGCACCCCTATCGCAGCTGGCTGAACCGCACGCAGCTGATCCTGGAAGACCTGAAGCCGGTGGAGCCGCGGGCGCTGCGCCGCGACGTATCGCTGCTCGACCGCCAGCAGGCGTTCGGCTACACGGCTGAAGACACCAAGCTCCTGATGTCGCCGATGGCGACGACGGGGCAGGAAGCCGTTGGCTCCATGGGTACGGATACGCCGATCTCGGCCATGTCCGACAAGCCGAAGCTGCTCTACACCTACTTCAAGCAGAACTTCGCGCAGGTGACGAACCCGCCGATCGACCCGATCCGCGAGGAGCTCGTCATGAGCCTTGTCTCCTTCATCGGTCCGCGTCCGAACCTGCTCGATCATACCGGCATGGCCAATGCAAAGCGCCTGGAAGTGCGCCAGCCGATCCTGACCAATGGTGATCTCGAAAAGATCCGTTCGATCGGTCACACCGAGGATCGCTTCGATACGAAGACGCTCGACTTCACCTATGATGTCGAACGTGGCGCCGAAGGCATGCCCGAGATGCTTGACCGCCTCTGCGAGCGGGCGGAAGCGGCCGTTCGCGGCGGCTACAACATCATCGTGCTTTCCGACCGCCAGATCGGACCGGACCGCATCGCAATCCCGGCGCTGCTGGCGACGGCGGCCGTGCACCATCACCTGATCCGCAAGGGCCTGCGCACCTCGGTCGGTATCGTCGTCGAAACCGGCGAGCCGCGTGAAGTGCATCACTTCTGCCTGTTGGCCGGTTACGGCGCGGAAGCGATCAACCCCTATCTGGCCTTCGACACGCTGCTCGATATGCATCAGCGCGGCGAATTCCCGAAGGAAGTGGACGCGACGGAAGTCGTCTACCGCTACATCAAGGCGGTCGGCAAAGGCATCCTCAAGGTCATGTCGAAGATGGGTATCTCGACCTATCAATCCTATTGCGGCGCGCAGATCTTCGATGCTGTGGGCTTGCAGCAGGAGCTGGTCGACAAGTATTTCTTCGGCACCGCGACGATGATCGAAGGCATCGGCCTCGAGACGATCGCCGAGGAAACCGTCTCGCGTCACAAGGCTGCTTTCGGCCGCGATCCGCTGCTCGCAAGCACGCTCGACATCGGCGGCGAATATGCCTACCGCATGCGCGGCGAAAGCCACGCCTGGACGCCCGATGCGGTGGCTGCCCTGCAGCATGCCGTGCGTGGGAATGCCGAGGATCGCTATCGCGAATTCTCGGAAATGGTCAATGAATCGGCGCTCCGGATGAACACCATCCGCGGTCTCTTCAAGATCAAAGGTGCGGAAGCGCTCGGCCGCAAGCCGATCTCGATCGACGAAGTCGAGCCCGCTGCAGATATCGTCAAGCGCTTCTCGACGGGCGCCATGTCCTTCGGCTCCATCAGCCGTGAGGCGCATACGACGCTGGCAATCGCCATGAACCGCATCGGCGGTAAGTCGAACACCGGCGAAGGCGGCGAGGAATCCGATCGCTACATGCCGCTCTTCGACGGTTCGCCGAACCCGGAACGTTCCGCCATCAAGCAGATCGCCTCCGGCCGCTTCGGCGTGACGACCGAATATCTCGTCAACGCCGACGTGCTGCAGATCAAGGTCGCGCAGGGCGCCAAGCCCGGCGAAGGCGGCCAGCTGCCCGGCCACAAGGTCGATGCGACCGTTGCCAAGACCAGGCATTCCACACCGGGCGTCGGCCTCATCTCGCCGCCGCCACATCATGACATCTATTCGATCGAGGATCTGGCGCAGCTGATCTACGACCTGAAGAACGTCAACCCGACCTCGGATGTCTCGGTCAAGCTCGTCTCGGAAGTCGGCGTCGGCACGGTTGCCGCCGGCGTTGCCAAGGCGCGTGCCGACCACATCACCGTCTCCGGCTATGATGGCGGCACCGGCGCTTCGCCGCTGACTTCGCTGAAGCATGCCGGCTCGCCCTGGGAAATCGGCCTTGCTGAGACCCAGCAGACGCTGGTGCTGAACGGGCTGCGCTCACGCATCGCCCTGCAGGTGGATGGCGGTCTGAAGACCGGCCGTGATGTCATCATCGGCGCGCTGCTGGGTGCCGACGAATTCGGCTTTGCGACCGCGCCGCTGATTGCGGCCGGCTGCATCATGATGCGCAAGTGCCATCTCAACACCTGTCCGGTTGGTGTCGCCACCCAGGACCCGGTTCTGCGCAAGCGCTTCAAGGGCGCGCCGGAGCATGTCATCAACTACTTCTTCTTCGTGGCCGAAGAAGTGCGCGAGATCCTCGCCTCGCTCGGCGTTGCCAAGCTGGACGATATCATCGGCGCTTCCGAGCTTCTCGAAAAGGATGAGATGCTCGCCCACTGGAAGGCCAAAGGCCTCGATTTCAGCCGCATCTTCCACAAGGTCGATGCACCGAAGGAAGAGACCTACTGGACGACGGTGCAGAAGCACCCAATCGACGACATTCTCGACCGCAAGCTGATCGAGAAGGCGGAGCCGGCGCTCGCTTCCAAGACGCCGGTCGCCTTCGAAGTCGACATCAAGAACGTCGACCGTTCGGCCGGCGCCATGCTGTCGGGTGCTGTTGCCAAGCGCTATGGCCATCGCGGCCTGAAGGACGACACGATCAACGTCACCCTGAGGGGCACCGCCGGTCAGTCCTTCGGTGCGTTCCTGGCGCGCGGCGTCACCTTCAACCTCGTCGGCGACGGCAACGACTATGTCGGCAAGGGCCTTTCCGGCGGCCGTATCATCATCCGTCCGCCGGAGAATTCGAAGATCATCGCCGAAAACTCGATCATCGTCGGCAACACCGTGCTCTATGGCGCAACCGAGGGCGAGTGCTACTTCCGCGGTGTCGCGGGTGAGCGCTTCGCGGTCAGAAACTCCGGCGCGATCGCCGTCGTCGAAGGCGTGGGCGACCATGGCTGCGAATATATGACCGGCGGCGTCGTCGTCGTGCTCGGCGAAACCGGGCGCAACTTCGCGGCCGGCATGTCGGGCGGCGTGGCCTATGTGCTCGACGAAAAGGGCGATTTCGCCCGTCGCTGCAACATGGCGATGGTCGAGCTGGAGCCGGTTCCGGAGGAAGACGAGCTGCTGGAGAAGCTGCATCATCACGGTGGCGACATCATGCACAAGGGACGCGTCGACGTCTCCGACGACATGACGCGCCACGACGAAGAGCGTCTCTTCCAGCTGATTTCGAACCACGTCCACTATACGGGCTCGACGCGAGCCAAGGAGATCCTCGATCACTGGGCCGACTACCGCCCGAAATTCCGCAAGGTCATGCCGGTCGAATACCGTCGCGCCCTTGAGGAAATGGAGCGCAGCCGGATGAGCGTGGCGGCGGAGTAA
- a CDS encoding threonine aldolase family protein produces the protein MFFASDNWAGAHSKVAERLLAASSGFASAYGTSELDQRVEARFSEIFEREVAVFFVATGTAANSLSLASVQKPGGISFCHTEAHVAEDECGAPDFFSGARLATVEGALGKIDPKALATKIARFPQDAVHHGRAAAVTITQATEIGTVYSLDEIDGIAAIAKANGLPLHMDGARFANALVALGATPAEMTWKRGVDILSFGGTKNGCWCAEAIVIFDPEKAKEMHFIRKRAAQLFSKSRFIAAQFDGYFQDGLWLDLARHSNGMADRLRAGLEKTPGARLAWPTASNEVFAIIPKSSAKAAEDKGAKFYEWPIPESQPDLVGSDETLIRLVTSFATTEADVANFLACLG, from the coding sequence ATGTTCTTTGCTTCCGATAACTGGGCCGGCGCCCATTCCAAAGTCGCCGAACGTCTGCTCGCCGCATCGAGTGGTTTTGCCTCCGCCTACGGCACAAGCGAGCTCGACCAGCGTGTCGAAGCCAGATTCTCCGAGATATTCGAGCGCGAGGTCGCGGTCTTCTTTGTCGCAACCGGTACGGCCGCCAATTCGCTATCGCTTGCCAGCGTCCAGAAACCGGGCGGCATCAGCTTCTGCCATACCGAAGCGCATGTCGCCGAAGACGAATGCGGCGCTCCTGACTTCTTCAGCGGCGCGCGTCTTGCGACGGTCGAGGGCGCTCTCGGCAAGATCGACCCCAAGGCGCTTGCCACCAAGATCGCCCGTTTCCCGCAGGATGCCGTGCATCATGGCCGCGCCGCAGCCGTCACGATTACTCAAGCGACGGAAATCGGTACGGTCTATTCGCTGGATGAGATCGATGGTATCGCCGCTATCGCCAAGGCGAACGGCCTGCCGCTGCATATGGATGGCGCGCGTTTCGCCAACGCCCTGGTTGCGCTCGGCGCGACGCCGGCCGAGATGACATGGAAGCGCGGCGTCGACATCCTCTCCTTCGGCGGCACCAAAAACGGCTGCTGGTGCGCCGAGGCGATCGTCATCTTCGATCCGGAAAAGGCGAAGGAAATGCACTTCATCCGCAAGCGCGCCGCCCAACTCTTCTCCAAGTCGCGCTTCATCGCCGCCCAGTTCGACGGTTATTTCCAGGACGGCCTCTGGCTCGACCTCGCCCGCCATTCCAATGGGATGGCCGATCGGCTGCGCGCTGGCCTCGAAAAGACCCCCGGCGCCCGTCTCGCGTGGCCGACTGCCTCGAACGAGGTTTTTGCGATCATCCCAAAATCCTCCGCCAAGGCGGCCGAAGACAAGGGCGCGAAATTCTACGAATGGCCGATCCCGGAGTCGCAACCGGATCTGGTCGGCAGTGATGAAACGCTGATCCGGCTCGTGACCAGCTTCGCCACCACCGAAGCCGATGTGGCGAATTTTCTTGCTTGCCTAGGTTGA